The Microcaecilia unicolor chromosome 3, aMicUni1.1, whole genome shotgun sequence nucleotide sequence AGACTCCAGCAAGAACCATAGAGTGCAAGGACAGAAAATAGCAATGAATACTCCAGGGAGAAAAAAAGAGCAAGCAGGGACTGAAAATGTCAGAAGAGACTCCTGCAAAATCTAGAAAATGAAgggactgaaaataccagagggaaACTCTAGGAAAATGCAGAGAGTACAGAGACTGAAAATGCCAGAGGAGactccaggaaattacagacaaaGCAGGGACTGAACATACCAGAGAAGAATGCAGCAAAATGCAGAGAGCTCAGGAGCTGAAAATACCACAGGTAGACTCCAGCACAATGCAGAGAGCCTGgggactgaaaataccagagaTAAGAGAAtacaggggctgaaaataccagaacacagtccagcaaaatgcagagagcACAGCACTGAAAACACCAGAGGAAATTTCAGCAAaattcagaggggaaagggactGAAAATACGAGAGGAGACTTCAGCAAAATGCAGAGAGCGTACAGGAGCAGAAGGGAACGGCAGGGTCTGCTTTTTTCCATAGGGATATCTACAGAACAGAACAGCACAGCAAACTCTTCTGTCATCAACACTTGTCAAACTGGCTGCGTCTTCTCATTCCCCAAATCCACTTCAGGGCTCTCTGGTTACAGATAATAGAGGAACAGAGTCAGCAAATACTCAGCCCCTCCCCACTCTCTAATCACCCCTTTAAACATTAGGAATTGGTTAAATTAAATACTGTGTGGAAGGGGGGTGGGAATAGGAATAATCTTCAGATTGAAGGTCTGTGATTATGGGGGGAACATGTCAGGCACACGGGGACAAAactaatgtcagaaaattcatcCTCTTATATAAGAGGGTATATTGCCAAGGACACAAATATCAGTGCCCTACAGTGATAAATCCGTCTACAGCTGGCActcattagggacagaaaaatatgtttttataggGTAACTCAAGCTACACTTCATCCAGTGACTGTGATTTGATGGACTCTGTatccctgaaccctccagtcataGAGGTGACAGGCCCTGTATCCCTGTATCCATCCCCTGAAccttccagtcctagaggtgacaggctccctatccctgtgtccatcccctgaaccctccagtcctagaggtgacaggctccgTATACctctgtccatcccctgaactctccagtcctagaggtcaaAGGCTCCGTATCCCTGTGTCcaccccctgaaccctccagtcctagaggtcaaaggctctgtatccctgtgtccaacccctgagccctccagtcctagaggtgacgggctccgtatccctgtgtccatcccctgaaccctccagtcttAGAGGTgaaaggctctgtatccctgtgtccatcccctaagccctccagtcctagaggtgacaggctctgtatcttTGTACCCATCACCTGAGTACTTCCACAGTCCTGTATAATGTCTACTTATATGATTGCCCTTTTGTACAGGTGCTGGAGAGTTGAGGCTCAGGCAGTCATGAACCAGTACGATCTGGCTGAGAATGAGGCGGCTCTTCAGGAGATGATGGAACTTACTTCGCAGACCATGCCTCGGTTGGAGCTGAAGGAACATTACCGTGTCATCCAGGAACTGGGCAGTGGATCGTATGGCCGAGTGCTGCTGGCGGAGCATCGCAAGCGAGGTGAGGCCCTCTGGCACCTTCAGGAACTCCCCAAGGGTTACCAAGATGACTGACCAGGCTAAAGCACCATCATCCCCAGAAAATGCCCTGACTTACTTCCTTATTGCTGCAGTTACCAGTGGGGTTCAAGTAATTATAAACAGACAAATCTGGGCCTTACTCCTGATGCATGCTGGGGTTTTTAATTCTCCCTTGGAAACCCAGAACTACATCTCCCAGCATGCCATGGATGATCTGGGACTGTAGCACATTTAAGCTTCTTTTAACTCAGTAGATTCCATGCTCTACAGCATGGGCCTGTAGGGTTGTCACCTCATTCCAAGTTAATCAGATAGGGATCTAATCTCTGGCTTTGCCCTAGAGCATGCTGGGACTTCCAGTTCTGATTTCTACTCATTGATTTCCTTCAAGAAATTCAGAACTACAAATCCTTGCAGGGCTTGAGGGCAAAACCGGAGAAGGATAAGCCTGTGTTAAGTTGTTGCGGGGTAAGCTGGCCATTGGCCACCCTAGTATGGAGGGCTTCTTCAAGGAAAGCTCAGTCCCTACTTAACCTTCCCTAGGGTGTCAGATTTCTGTCAAGCACGATCTGGACTTTGTCAGGATCGCAGCTAATAACTGTCCTCCAACACAACACCCTGGTGGCCTAGATTACCATTTCGAGTTGATTCACTTTGTGTTGTTGATATGTACAACAGCCATGCATTGAAACCTACTACATTGAAGATGCAGTACATTTTAAGGCCACCAAAGGGCACTGTTCTGTTTTAAGGTTAAGTATTATGTTCATTACTTTGTGTTCAGGTCCTGTTGTCCCTGATCTCACTGGTCTTTGACAGAGGAGATGCTACTTGCTTTCCCTCTCAAACCGTGACGAAACAAAAAGATCTATGGACTAAGAAAAATGCTGTTTCGGATTCCTGCTGCATCCTGTTCTTCAGTATTTTAGAACCAGTGGTGAagctatggggggagggggccaggggcccccgctttggctggcggggtccccaacccctgcccgcTAAAGCGTTTGTTCCGTGCTGGTCACACATTGCCTgacgccctgtcctgttttcagtcgctgtgcatgcTCGCGTACACAGTGACTTAAACAGGACAgacgccaggcaatgtgagatcagcgcgggacaaatgctttagcggGCGGCCCCAAGGTACCTTTGCAGTGGCGGTGGAGGAGGGAGCGGCAGCAGGGAGGTGGTAGTGGTCGCAGGGGGGGGCAGAGGGCGTCAgcggggaggcgggccaaaatgtgccccccccaccttgggctctggccccccctcctgttgaggtctggctatgcccctgtttagaACCAGCTGTGTAAGACATGGAACAGGTGGGGTCCAGGGTCCACCACCAAGTCCTACTCATGGCTCCTCTACTCCCATGACTACAGGGCACGAGAGCTGGCCTTCCTCTTTTAATATTTATAAAACACTATCCACAGTTACCGAGCAAATGTGAGGTTGATGTACAATTCCAGAGGCCAGTGTTTATTACTCATAAAGCCCCTTCCGCCTCATCTCAGGTAAATCTATGGCATTGAAGCTGATGCAGAAGAAGATGACGCGACGGGGGTCCTTCCTGCTCGAGTACTGCATCTCGATCTGCTTGGCCTCTCACCCCCACATCATCGGCACCTTCGGCATCGCCTTCGAGACCAAGAAACACTTTGTCTTCGTGCAGCAGTTGGCCCTGGCGGGTGATCTCTTCTCTATTCTGGAACCGGGGGTACGTGTGAGGAGGGAGAGCAGGCCCGTGCTGTGGTGGggcagtgtgtgtgttggggagggaggggggaaaagctTGCACTGTTGCCGCCCCATGCTCTGGATCAACAGAGGTGCTTAGTACTCAGCTTCCAGCCCTGTACTAAAATTATTTAGAACAGCTGCTGTTGATATTAAGGGTGTGATTCACaggggcctctctctctctcccattcccTGTCTGCAGGCCAACACCTTGCCCACCGAGGCCTTAAGTGCTTGCtaccatttctgttctgtgtagCTCAGCAGCCAACACTAACCTTTCCCTGGCCCTCACCTTGCTAGATCGTAATTCTCACATCAGGTACTTGGAGCGATGCTGTGTGAATGGGTTTCTAAGCAGGGCCCATGCTGGGAGGCGTGCGTTGCTGTGTAACATTATATGGTTTGGCAGTAGGTTCAGCAGAGCAGCGTGATGTCTGTGAATTCTTAGGAGGTAGAGGGGCCCCCTCCAGTTGTTTTCTTGGGCAATGAGTCCGGGAGGGCTCAGAAGACAACTGTATAAATGGTGCCTCCATTCAGGCCCCCACGATACCGCACGATGTAACCCTATAACGCAGGGGTGCCCAACCTCAGCCCTCGCCAAGCCAGAttgtcaggatttccccaatgaatatgcatgagatccatttgcatacaatggaggaagtgcatgcaaatagatctcatgcatattcattggggaaatcctgaaaacccaactggattgtggcccttgaggtccCTGGTTGGACAATCCTACTATAACGGCATCTGGACACCCGAATTCTAGTGTATTGGCCCTCCTAAAAGTTTCGGGCCCATTCAgtatgtttttttctagcaagaaaggtgctggtactcaaatgccaggccacccttcaggggtagggtgatcactgagggacccaccccacaatagccccctgcaaccagtcacagaatctatgacaaggcagaatcggtgtgtagagcctgagctcttccactaacatttggggaccatgggtgaattttagcagacaatggaaaaggtgccggtactcagcaggggcgtagccagacttcagcgggaggggggtccagatcccgaggtgagggggcacatgttaatcccccctggcaccgccaacccccccccccccattttttacctccccgccgccaccaccacctttgacccccccccagtgcaaaccctttcgaccccctcttcccgtcaacgccaaccctccccctccgccgggtacctttgctggcaggggtccccaacccccgccagccgaagtcctcttctccagcacggccgcgttgctgatctgcaagggcaggcttctgtttctgtgagtctgacatcttgcacgtacgtgcaggacgtcagactcacagaaacagaagcctgcgtggctgcattgctgatctgcaagggcaggcttctgtttctgtgagtcttgtacgtacaggatgtcagactcacagaaacagaagcctgcacttgcagatcagcaacgaggttgcgccggagaagaggacttcgtctGGCCGGGGGTTGGttatccccgccagcaaaggtacccgatggcagcgggggagggttgacggcaggaaGGGGGGTGAAAGGGGTTGGCAGAGGGGGGCCccagtggccccacgtagctacgcccctggtactcagtacctccaaataccccctcaaaaaaagccctgggctcGCAGTTACACCAGCCGTAGACCTGGCGTAACTGCAGTCGCATAAATGAGGCGAGGGTGAGCATAAGTTGCATATATAAATGGGAGCCCCACCCATCTGTACATCCCTTTCATATGCCAGATATGTGCACATTTACAGAGTAGCTCATAGGCGGCGTCTTGTAGCACATACACACATTAAATTTTTGACgtgcccctgactcacccaggctcctcccatggccaaccCCCCTTTCAACTTGTGCACAAGGCACTTTGGGTGCAGAGCATTGTAGAATAGTGTTGTAGGCAGATGTGCGCAGaaatacaaattagtgccaattaacgaggcttgttaactaattacttTGCTCATGAATCTGCCCTGTGTGCCGatatttgggcaacctttataggaTCTGAAGGTAAATGTACTTTTACCCATGAAAGTCCTAGTAGTCTGTAATTTCACGCACACCAGTGGCTCATAAATGTGGATGCCCTGCTATAGAATTACCCTGGTATTGTACAGTCCATACTCACTGTCATgtcaattcccctccccccatgcattgTTGGAACAAGAGTTGAAGAAGAGAGAGGTAACCTTCCAGCTTGccatttatttcatttttcttgGGGTATCTCAGCAGGAATCATGGCCTACACATGTACGCACATATCTACCCATTAGGATCTCACGGTCTacacagtgttccccacataAAGTGTGGAAGAGGACTGTGTGGTAGTGATTGAGCTCTCCCCCACTTACCCTCCTTATGCTTCGTGCTAACGCCCATGGGCTGCATGCCTGCTATGAATATCAACTGAGTGAAGTCTCTCTTCTTTAGGTGGGACTTCCTGAGTTGGTGGTGAGGCGTTGCACCCGACAGCTGGCTGATGCCCTGGACTTCATGCACAGCAAAGCACTGGTCCATCGAGATATCAAGTTGGACAACATCCTTCTCTTTGACAAGGACTGCCGTCTTATAAAGCTCGCAGACTTTGGCCTCACTCGCCTGCAGGGTTTCCCCATCTCTCCCATGTCAGGAAATCTTCCCTACACATGCCCTGAGCTCTGCAGCTTAGAGATGGGTGACATTCTTGACCTTGATCCTAGTCTGGATGTCTGGGCATTTGGCGTGCTTCTCTTCTGCCTATCCACGGGTTATTTTCCTTGGGACTTAGCTCTGGACTCAGACAATCAGTATCAAGAGTTTGCCAGCTGGCAAAACGATCAGGATGATTCATTTGCCCCTTCCCTGTGGAAAGCCTTCACTGATGAAGCCCTGGAAATGTTCCAGAAACTTCTGGCTCTTAATCCTGACAAAAGGAGCCCAGCCGTTGAAGTTCTGAAGTACCTAGAgaccccatggagaatcagcacCCTGAACAAGATGGTAGAAGACTTGGACAACTATCATTGCCTGGAGACGGAGAACAACATGAGTTTCCTTAAGGTTAATGCCAGTATTGAATGTAGGGTGTTCAAAGAGGTCTGCTCCAGAACACCAATCAGTGAATCTTCCTC carries:
- the LOC115466471 gene encoding serine/threonine-protein kinase SBK1-like, producing the protein MNQYDLAENEAALQEMMELTSQTMPRLELKEHYRVIQELGSGSYGRVLLAEHRKRGKSMALKLMQKKMTRRGSFLLEYCISICLASHPHIIGTFGIAFETKKHFVFVQQLALAGDLFSILEPGVGLPELVVRRCTRQLADALDFMHSKALVHRDIKLDNILLFDKDCRLIKLADFGLTRLQGFPISPMSGNLPYTCPELCSLEMGDILDLDPSLDVWAFGVLLFCLSTGYFPWDLALDSDNQYQEFASWQNDQDDSFAPSLWKAFTDEALEMFQKLLALNPDKRSPAVEVLKYLETPWRISTLNKMVEDLDNYHCLETENNMSFLKVNASIECRVFKEVCSRTPISESSSGCHSSYADSGDENQNSPSTILSKKGSSRCSSSLNGLVEEEKWSEDKSSSSMALYDTCSSACPGSPTSMVSEEKWIEDKRPCSRVPSSEYSSRCPSSFSSFVPEERWAGSTLSLEELVDDTDDISLPHEEEDDLGFLAEKL